In one window of Mus pahari chromosome 3, PAHARI_EIJ_v1.1, whole genome shotgun sequence DNA:
- the LOC110318715 gene encoding protein PET117 homolog, mitochondrial, with product MSRSSKAVLGLSVLLTAATVAGVHLKQRQDRQRLRDGVIRDIERQNQKKENIRLLGEQIILTKQLEAEREKMLEKGSQNT from the exons ATGTCGAGGAGTTCGAAGGCAGTGCTGGGCCTCTCGGTGCTGCTGACGGCGGCCACGGTGGCCGGCGTGCATCTGAAGCAGCGGCAGGACCGGCAG AGGCTTCGGGACGGAGTGATCAGAGACATTGAGAGGCagaatcagaaaaaagaaaacattcgtCTTTTGGGAGAACAGATTATTTTGACGAAGCAGcttgaagcagaaagagagaagatgttGGAGAAAGGATCTCAAAATACCTGA